A region of Paenibacillus sp. JNUCC-31 DNA encodes the following proteins:
- a CDS encoding HAMP domain-containing protein, producing the protein MSLNTWSTRWLRTSFILLLILIGCSLMLFHELSTNRPSSGSNPSIQKVRLMINPLLLDLEQNNQHLQDPGIREHLLNIAKENRIELSYIGLDGVVLLSSSPATEGKEVNLRSVLPYDLNHTVKNTNGEDSLNFAFPVMDGPEGKQIGNAVFTVPTSMIIVQETLTSLYIILGVLLVSSLILAMFLLFMKRKIRKRMLSPIHQLKEHTESILKGQYDKQIQYNRTDEMGELYAMLDLMRSEIMHLSEQRIRQEKAEKELITNLSHATLKLQLRP; encoded by the coding sequence ATGTCACTGAACACCTGGTCCACACGATGGCTAAGAACTTCATTCATCCTCCTGCTTATTCTGATCGGATGTAGCCTGATGTTATTTCATGAGCTGAGCACAAACAGGCCGTCGAGCGGATCCAATCCATCCATCCAGAAGGTACGCCTTATGATCAATCCCCTTCTGCTTGATCTGGAGCAGAACAATCAACATCTGCAGGACCCCGGAATTCGGGAACATCTGCTTAACATCGCCAAGGAGAATAGGATCGAACTATCCTACATCGGGCTGGATGGAGTTGTTTTACTGTCCTCCTCTCCTGCAACTGAAGGAAAAGAAGTCAACTTGCGATCAGTCCTGCCTTATGATCTGAACCACACCGTGAAAAATACAAACGGAGAAGATTCGCTTAATTTCGCCTTTCCCGTCATGGATGGTCCTGAAGGAAAGCAGATCGGCAATGCGGTCTTCACGGTTCCGACGTCTATGATTATTGTTCAGGAAACGTTGACCTCCCTTTATATTATTTTGGGTGTACTCTTGGTTAGCTCCCTGATCCTTGCTATGTTTCTCCTATTCATGAAGCGCAAAATCAGAAAACGGATGCTGTCTCCCATTCATCAGTTGAAGGAACATACGGAATCTATTCTCAAAGGACAGTATGATAAGCAGATTCAGTATAACCGGACGGATGAGATGGGTGAACTGTACGCTATGCTGGATCTGATGCGATCCGAAATCATGCATTTGAGTGAGCAGCGGATTAGACAGGAAAAGGCAGAGAAAGAGCTGATTACGAATCTATCTCACGCGACATTAAAACTCCAATTACGACCATAA
- a CDS encoding sensor histidine kinase: MLEGLCSDEETLMEYMEIMRTHTDKTARLVEDLLVHALQELGQISVELREVYSRSAIKTMLKPIGHSVQMNGLKYREPEHIPNVLIRMDPIRIEQVLSNLVSNALKHTAPGDTIHINTELENALFKVTIVDSGQGIRAQDMPFVFERYFRGQTSRTDNTLEGTGLGLSICKGIIEAHGGHISFSSKEGQGTLFQFTLPIC; the protein is encoded by the coding sequence ATTCTTGAAGGGTTGTGCTCGGATGAGGAGACATTGATGGAATATATGGAGATCATGCGTACCCATACGGACAAAACTGCCCGTCTTGTCGAGGACCTGCTTGTTCATGCCCTGCAAGAACTGGGCCAGATATCGGTGGAGCTGCGTGAGGTCTATAGCCGTTCCGCCATTAAAACGATGTTGAAACCCATCGGACATAGCGTACAAATGAACGGCCTGAAGTATAGGGAGCCGGAGCACATTCCCAATGTCCTTATCCGAATGGACCCCATACGAATTGAGCAGGTTCTGTCCAACCTCGTCTCAAACGCCCTTAAGCATACTGCGCCGGGAGACACCATTCATATCAACACGGAACTGGAAAACGCGCTTTTCAAAGTTACCATTGTCGATTCGGGTCAGGGAATTCGAGCACAGGACATGCCTTTTGTATTTGAACGTTATTTCAGAGGCCAGACTTCCCGCACAGACAATACTCTTGAAGGTACAGGCCTGGGTCTCTCCATCTGCAAAGGCATTATTGAAGCGCACGGAGGACATATCTCCTTTTCAAGCAAAGAGGGCCAGGGCACCCTGTTTCAGTTCACTCTCCCCATTTGCTGA
- a CDS encoding ABC transporter ATP-binding protein has protein sequence MTKTSIIRVQNLCKTYNTGSEQYHAIRNVDLDIYEGDFTVIMGNSGSGKSTLLYLLSGLDHVTAGEVYFHNQRIDAYSELEMSQFRIHRIGYIYQSINLVPDLSIKENIALPGYIAGGKKTEVTARAAQLMAAMDIDGQSKRLPSQTSGGQQQRAAIARALINSPDIIFADEPTGSLNYEHGKAVLDILTNINRRGQSVVMVTHDIKAACRADRLIFIRDGKVDGVLEFEKYNEHHIQDRESMIFAFVSGKE, from the coding sequence TTGACCAAAACATCCATCATCCGTGTTCAAAACCTATGCAAAACGTACAATACAGGCAGTGAACAATATCATGCTATACGCAATGTCGATCTCGATATTTATGAAGGAGATTTTACGGTTATCATGGGTAATTCCGGCTCTGGCAAATCAACCTTGCTGTATTTGCTGAGCGGGCTGGATCATGTGACAGCTGGCGAAGTTTATTTCCACAACCAGCGAATTGATGCCTACAGCGAACTTGAAATGTCTCAATTCCGTATTCACAGGATCGGCTATATTTATCAGAGCATCAATCTGGTGCCGGATCTCTCGATCAAAGAGAACATTGCTTTGCCGGGATATATTGCTGGAGGCAAAAAAACTGAGGTAACAGCTAGGGCCGCACAACTGATGGCTGCCATGGATATTGACGGACAAAGCAAACGCCTTCCATCTCAAACATCGGGGGGCCAGCAGCAACGAGCGGCTATTGCACGCGCACTGATCAATTCACCGGACATCATCTTTGCCGATGAGCCTACGGGAAGCTTGAACTACGAACACGGTAAAGCCGTACTGGATATTCTGACGAATATCAATCGGAGAGGGCAATCCGTTGTTATGGTAACACATGATATCAAGGCAGCCTGTCGGGCGGATCGTCTTATTTTCATCCGGGACGGCAAAGTTGACGGTGTTCTGGAGTTTGAGAAATATAACGAACATCATATCCAGGATCGGGAATCAATGATCTTTGCTTTTGTATCAGGGAAGGAGTAA
- a CDS encoding ABC transporter permease, with translation MAAMLKLSLSYLSRSKIQNLLIALLILLSALLVSTAVIILANTGNQFKEMHERTHGSHQILTFDKGLNDPKAVYDWWASQDGVEVSTLLRYRPLSGITFNDLDIPNLYLYMMDTPALPWKVDKLVFSSGLQSAVPEQGSVWIPTSMANAYTISAGDTIGFKTGSSTLDLKVSGIVVDIPYGAPFTNTARVWMNPADYQADFHSLGGKDTYMMGIHFNDYSMNSDYWDHYASETGAPFLETKMEFESIASFYLIISQIVGFIMVFLGVVMMIIALITIGFTISDAILANYQTIGILKSLGLTSNRTIGTYVIQYSLLSVVAILPGIALSVLVSKFIINISVSSLRVGSSDIAIKGSSAAILVGVSLFALVLLFVVLYARKARSIQPVQAIRYGMSESDHTRMSNRIHSPLGNWIGFGRMPVLAVIGIRNLIKNSKSSILMFLLTTVASSVLVLGYVLLTSITGIYQTAAKWGYDNANIAAVVVNNSTFPKDEFKQLLAEDSRIRYVGWQGNITGVFSPESSSEIHGQTISLYLSVLDGSYQELGFENLRGNNPQQENEIAVGVSVAKTLNKDLGDLIDLYIQGEKRTFIITGIYQAIANMSVSGRITMDAVRTVNPAYSDFDAIFINVNDPTQANTVANELNERFKSSASVVTQKTLLDSVYAEAADILIYPMSLIGLLFILATFIIIFSTCRISIRKENKTYGIYKSIGMTSRRIRLSVAMGVTVLSVIGAVLGSVIGVYVLPVLLEMILSGYGIVQLPLILNWGGIILFACLSIGAAALGSWFSSRVIGEASPRMLVIE, from the coding sequence ATGGCTGCCATGTTGAAACTTAGCCTGTCCTACCTGAGCAGAAGTAAAATACAAAATCTGTTGATTGCTCTGCTGATTCTACTCTCTGCACTCCTTGTATCCACAGCAGTCATCATTCTAGCCAACACAGGCAATCAGTTTAAGGAAATGCATGAGCGTACCCATGGCTCGCATCAGATTCTGACATTCGACAAAGGACTGAATGATCCCAAAGCCGTGTATGACTGGTGGGCTTCCCAAGACGGGGTTGAAGTGTCCACATTGCTGAGGTATCGTCCACTATCAGGCATCACTTTCAATGATCTCGATATTCCGAACCTGTACCTATACATGATGGATACACCTGCACTACCGTGGAAGGTAGATAAGCTTGTTTTTTCCAGTGGTTTGCAAAGCGCTGTGCCTGAACAAGGTTCGGTCTGGATTCCCACATCTATGGCGAATGCATACACGATCTCGGCAGGAGATACGATAGGCTTTAAGACCGGATCCAGCACACTTGATCTGAAGGTATCCGGCATTGTGGTCGACATTCCATACGGAGCGCCCTTCACCAATACAGCACGAGTGTGGATGAATCCTGCTGATTATCAAGCTGATTTCCATTCACTCGGAGGGAAAGATACTTACATGATGGGCATTCATTTTAATGATTACAGCATGAATTCTGACTACTGGGATCATTATGCCAGCGAGACAGGTGCTCCGTTTCTGGAAACCAAGATGGAGTTTGAGAGTATCGCCTCATTCTATCTGATCATTAGTCAGATCGTTGGATTCATCATGGTTTTCCTTGGTGTCGTGATGATGATAATTGCCCTGATCACGATCGGATTCACGATCTCGGATGCCATACTTGCCAACTACCAAACCATAGGCATTCTCAAATCACTGGGACTCACCTCAAACAGAACCATAGGCACATATGTTATTCAATACTCGTTACTATCCGTTGTCGCCATTCTCCCAGGAATCGCACTGAGCGTGTTAGTATCGAAATTCATCATTAATATCTCCGTATCTTCCCTTCGGGTAGGCAGCAGTGATATTGCAATTAAAGGAAGCAGTGCAGCCATTCTGGTCGGCGTCTCCCTGTTTGCCCTGGTACTATTATTCGTTGTACTCTATGCCAGAAAAGCACGCAGCATTCAACCGGTGCAGGCAATCCGCTATGGAATGTCAGAGAGTGATCATACCCGCATGTCCAACCGAATCCACTCACCACTGGGTAACTGGATCGGTTTTGGACGAATGCCCGTATTGGCGGTTATTGGCATCCGCAATCTGATCAAGAACAGTAAAAGTTCTATTCTGATGTTCCTGCTGACTACCGTGGCTTCTTCCGTGCTCGTTCTGGGGTATGTTTTGCTGACCAGCATTACCGGAATCTATCAAACAGCTGCCAAGTGGGGTTATGATAATGCCAATATTGCAGCTGTGGTTGTTAACAATAGTACATTCCCTAAGGATGAATTTAAGCAGTTGTTAGCAGAAGATTCAAGGATTAGATATGTGGGCTGGCAAGGAAACATTACCGGAGTATTCAGTCCGGAATCTTCCTCAGAAATCCATGGTCAAACCATCAGTCTATATTTGAGTGTACTGGATGGAAGTTATCAGGAACTTGGGTTTGAGAACCTGCGAGGAAATAATCCTCAGCAAGAGAATGAAATTGCCGTTGGTGTAAGTGTAGCCAAAACCTTAAATAAGGATCTGGGTGACCTCATAGATCTCTACATTCAAGGAGAAAAGCGCACATTCATCATAACGGGTATCTATCAGGCCATCGCCAACATGTCCGTATCAGGTCGAATCACCATGGATGCCGTGAGAACTGTGAACCCGGCATACAGTGATTTCGATGCCATTTTCATTAATGTGAATGACCCAACGCAAGCGAATACAGTTGCCAATGAATTGAATGAGCGATTTAAGTCTTCCGCTTCGGTGGTAACCCAAAAAACGCTGCTCGATTCGGTTTATGCAGAAGCCGCTGACATCCTGATCTATCCTATGAGTCTGATTGGGCTGTTGTTTATTCTGGCTACATTCATCATTATTTTCAGTACCTGCCGGATCAGTATCCGCAAAGAAAACAAAACCTATGGCATCTACAAATCCATAGGCATGACATCTCGTCGGATTCGATTATCGGTTGCCATGGGAGTGACAGTACTATCTGTCATTGGGGCAGTACTGGGAAGCGTGATAGGGGTATATGTGCTCCCCGTGTTACTGGAGATGATCCTCTCCGGATATGGTATCGTACAGCTTCCATTAATTTTGAATTGGGGTGGAATTATTCTGTTCGCCTGCTTAAGCATTGGCGCCGCAGCTCTTGGCTCTTGGTTCTCATCACGGGTTATTGGCGAAGCATCCCCTCGTATGCTGGTCATAGAATAA
- the mmuM gene encoding homocysteine S-methyltransferase — MTQPKRINPLEQILREHPVMILDGALATELEQQGCDLDDPLWSARVLLENPEVIVQVHADYFRAGADCAITSSYQATVDGFGKRGIGEQESLKLIRKTVELAAQARDDVWQEIQGGVAENVIGNESKCEKRPAVAIGKTASARPRPIVAASVGPYGAYLADGSEYVGHYGVTDETLTAFHRPRMTALLEAGADVLAFETIPSLQEAQVLVALLKEFPDAYAWLSFSLQDGKTISEGTLLEECARQFGSEQQIAAIGLNCAPMEVVTEAVGVLSRASDKPVIVYPNSGEIYDAETKTWSGQGSCGSMSDASEEWVAAGARIIGGCCRTTPHQIGELAKKWRK, encoded by the coding sequence ATGACGCAACCAAAACGCATTAATCCCTTGGAACAGATCCTGCGGGAACATCCGGTTATGATTCTCGATGGGGCACTGGCAACCGAACTTGAGCAGCAGGGGTGTGATCTGGATGATCCATTATGGTCAGCACGTGTCCTGCTGGAGAATCCGGAAGTTATCGTTCAGGTGCATGCGGATTACTTCCGTGCAGGAGCGGACTGCGCGATCACATCCAGTTATCAGGCAACAGTGGATGGCTTCGGCAAGAGGGGCATCGGAGAACAGGAGTCGCTGAAGCTGATTCGCAAGACAGTAGAGCTGGCGGCTCAGGCGCGTGATGACGTGTGGCAAGAAATCCAAGGTGGAGTCGCAGAGAATGTAATTGGGAATGAGTCAAAATGTGAAAAACGACCTGCAGTTGCGATAGGGAAAACGGCATCGGCTCGTCCACGTCCAATTGTTGCTGCATCCGTCGGACCCTATGGTGCTTATTTGGCTGATGGCTCAGAGTATGTCGGTCATTATGGTGTTACGGATGAGACGCTGACCGCCTTCCATCGTCCGCGGATGACAGCACTGCTGGAAGCAGGCGCGGATGTTCTGGCATTTGAGACGATCCCATCCTTACAGGAGGCACAGGTATTGGTTGCTTTATTAAAAGAGTTCCCTGACGCTTATGCATGGCTGTCTTTCTCATTACAGGATGGCAAAACGATCAGTGAGGGGACGCTCTTGGAAGAGTGTGCACGACAATTTGGCTCCGAACAGCAGATTGCTGCGATTGGCTTGAACTGTGCTCCCATGGAAGTGGTGACGGAAGCGGTAGGTGTGCTGAGCCGTGCAAGCGACAAACCTGTCATTGTCTATCCGAACTCGGGGGAGATCTATGACGCTGAGACCAAAACGTGGAGCGGTCAAGGATCATGCGGCAGCATGAGCGATGCTTCGGAAGAATGGGTCGCTGCGGGCGCCAGAATTATCGGTGGATGTTGCCGAACTACACCACATCAGATTGGTGAACTGGCGAAGAAGTGGCGTAAGTAA